One Scomber scombrus chromosome 23, fScoSco1.1, whole genome shotgun sequence genomic window, TCACTGTTTATCTTGTACAGGAAGTTAAGTCCCATATATATTTGGAGAAACCATAtaattgacttttttcattttattatcttggctcttattattatttactattgTCATGTCATTAAACTTTGATGAAGAATTAAGGACATATATAAATCATAGCCTCGGACCAGTGTTTTATGAAAGCTCATCATGTTTTTGACATTGAAATGAATACATGAGTGTGTTATTGATATAAATGGGAGGGGGGTGCTGTGTATTCTTTGTCTATAGGTTGTATTTCAGTATAAACTTGACATAGGAGGACTGAATGAGTAACATGTCAAAGTCGTGTCtgttaaaacagcagtcaaGTGTCTATATGAACAaagaaagaggttttcctctctgtaatcattcctcctgttcatactggctgttaaaaaCTCTGCTTCAAATGTGGGGCCAGAACCACAGGGGCCCAATTTTTGATGTGAGCTTCATCAAACTTTGtgccaaataattaaacttgcttaaaaaagctaaattctcaataaatacacatcatgtagtttggcatgatcttagaTTAtaactgttttatattatataagggtaatggaatacaattgttctaaatattcaATTTAACCTGAAAAATCATTTAAACCAGGAACCATTCATtcagcattcagtcttacttttgtttttgtttttttaaatggtgcaaatgtcatttcaaatgacataaaaccaagacaattattaaagatatttttgaattgctcatcttgccaaccgttttttctttactgagccatacataaacacatttcttgcAATGATCCATCAAATGTGATTATAAAACACTTGTTACAAAGATTTGTAAAGGAGGCATGATACAGTTTAACAGTGGAATGGTTTTATCTGATTTTAAAATTATGACTATTAAGCTATACGGTTCGTTTTTCCTCACTACTGTGGACAAGTAAAGgcagaaatgtgtaaaagaGGCAGATAATAATGTTAAACGTAGCTTGGTGAGGAAAATGCGAGTGAATTGTCTCTTCGCGCTTTCCGTAGCAGGTTGTAATCTAAGTCAACATGGCCGCCATGCGGAGTGGGGTGACTCCGGGCTGCTTAGCGAGATGTTTCCTGAAACAAACTGGAAAACCGAGCCGGGGCAGCCATCCTCTTCCAGACATTTGGAAGCACGTAGGTCTTACTTACAACCCGCCGCCTGCTATTTCACCGCTGCTTCTGAATTAAAGACACAACAGAGACTTTCCCCCGGCTAACTCGCTAGCCGGTTAGCATCGTCACAGCGCTGTTATGAGCTTGTCTTCTGTGACTTTGACAGCAGCAGCCTCTGTAGCAGACACTCAGTTTAAGTGTTAATCACTACAGTTCATATGCGACAACTTATATAATTAGGTTAAAAACAACTAACTGCTTGCTTCTAGTTAATATGACCGTTTTTATGACATTATTGAGGTTTACCCTTTATCTCTGTGGGTCCTGCAGAAATCTCTCCTAAAGCTACAGATATTACAGCTGTTGCTCTCTCCTTTGTTTAGCTGCTTTTAATATAGGTTCAAATTCAAAGTAACTAAGCTGAGATTTAACACAGAGCGCTGTAGAAATCACCTGAATGCCCCTAGAGGTCACTGTGTTCAACTTAAACCTGATACTTGTGTTAAAGGACCAGTCCACAGGTTTTcaattctgtcttaaaacaacaatcagggtGTCAAATGAACATTGGAAATATGGCTTTCTTGCTGTCCTGTTTGTACTGACCATCAGATGATCATTTCATGGTGCACTTATGCATACATGTACTCTACAACATCCTGATGAAGAGCTTAAACTTTAAGAGACTTTTACTCCCTTATTCTCGTCTAATGAGATGTCACATTAAAGAACTTTAACTTGACCTTGCAATatatattcaaaatgtatttaaaagtttatctgaagctaatatgaagcttcagcttcTGAAATGATTCATATCaaagtccttctttttgttactattcttccaccacaggtcaacagggaaacacaaagagggaatttgatgctcaaaagatgtaaatgtgacagatatcctcttgatatgactaactcagactactgaagcctcatataagctaacaggagggatgattacagtgaggaaaacctctttaatgttcatatggacacctgacacgtacatgaaaaattgtgaccctgaaagaaaagctgaaaatcTTCACATTGGAATAGCTGAAAGTAGATAATTTTTCTTAACCAGTGGCTTAAAcgattgattgattatcaaaataattgtatATCAATGTCCTGATGATGAATTAATCAAGTattcattgcagctctaaagtATTTTTAATGCATCTAGGCTCTGAATGATAAAACATTGTATATTGCTCATTGGTATTTCTGCTGAATTCATTCATGGCTGCAGCACCAACATATGTCATTGTTGGGTAAAGTGATCACCTGCCTGACGTTCATTCCCTCTGCTTTTGCTAACAGCGTTTTCTGCAGAGGTCCCACCTGCACACAGTGTTTGAGTGCAGCAGTCCGACCACCAGGACTCTGCTGGGCCGGAGACAGCATGGGAAGTTTCTGTGGGTGAGCGCCGTGGCGGTCCGACACAACAGCTCACAGGTGAGTCTGCATACAGGTGATTCATCTGAGGGAAAAGTTACTGTTCAGGAAAGTTAGATTATCCCGTGGCTGCTTatgttcagtttgtattttttaaccaaGTACATGAAAGAAagattcaaatatttatttaagattCTGAGTTGCAGGTTTCTGTTATAAAAGTGACAAGAATTAGAAATATAAGCCttttttcaatcattattaATGTAAATAGATCTTCAGCAAGATCATAAAAGATCATTATCACAGTATTTGTAATTATATCCTGCAATATTAATATGTATCGTCAAATTTAGATTAGGGCCCAACTGATGCTGGGTTTTTGCGGCTGACAGATATCAGGGagttaaaaaaatctaataaatgtGGTTATAGAACACTTGTTACAAAGATTTGTAAAGGGCATGAGGAGGGTGGGTTTGGAAGGACAAGAATCAAAGCAAACTGAATCAAATTGTGGCCACAGTGTGAGATTTTATGAAGCTCTAAATCTTTGCTACAAGAGTCAAATTCACATTAAAGAACTGTCGGATTAAACTCCTGCTAAAGTGATATTCTTGTCACCAGATCCCACCTGAGGGAGCTTCCTATGAACCTCCAGTCCTGCCGGCAGACCCCACCCCCATCATCGCACAACCAATCATTGAACAGGTGGCTGAAGCTACATCTGCTGATAAATACTCTGACGAAGGCCTCTCTTACATTCTCACTTGAATCGTGTTTTTCTGTGTTCGGATTCACATTTTCAGATCCCAGGCGCCCCCGTCATAACGCAGCCGATCATTGAGCAGGTGGCCGACGCTGCACCGACAGCAGTGGAGGTCCTGCAGGCTGCGGCTACAGAACCCACTTTAGCGGAGCTGGGACTCGCCGCGCACACACCAGTGGGACTGATCCAGAACTTGTTAGAGGTCATGCACGTGGATCTGGGTTTGCCCTGGTGGGGTGCCATCGTTGTCGGTAAGCAGTATAGTAGCATTATGAGAAAATAGTGAAGGTTATATCGGTATCAGAGGGTGATTTTTCTTTATGCGTCACTCATCGTCTTGTCTCTCTTCTTTGTTTCTATAAATCTTTCCGCCCTCGTTTAGGAACCGTGGTCGCTCGTCTGGCTGTGTTTCCAGTCATAGTGAAGGGCCAGAGGGAGGCGGCCAAACTGAACAACGTCATGCCTGAGATGACCAAACTCACCACCCGGATGAACGAGGCCAAACAGAGTGGAAATAAATTTGACTGTAAGCTTTCGCTCCTGTTTCTTGATTGcgtttttcttttcagtcacAGTGCAGATGCTCATGCATGTGCGCGCTCTCAGAAatgagctgctgttttttttcacattgcaGTTGCCAAAGCCTACTCTGACCTGAACTTGTTCCAGAAGAAACATGACGTGAATCCTCTCCGTGGCTTCCTGGTTCCTTTGGTGCAGGTCAGTTTTATGACTAAAAATGGATTCTCGAACAATTGATCTTAAATtcaatcatatttaaaacacagcatACATCTAACTGATTAAAGCAAGATTTTTTATGTTGCCCTTATCTGGGGAAAAACCTGaatgtaacaaaataatcataataatggATTCAATATAAGGAGCTAAAAACTAATTTATTATAGAAACAACTCCAAAGAAATAGATTGAAATACTGATGTTTAatagcatcttttttttttaaactttggacaCAGATTCTCTCCTGTGAACTGCAGATTTCCAGTAAAACCTGCTGAATTTTAAAACCATCAAGGCCATTAAAATTAGATAACATAAGACATAAGAAGGTAATTATTTCTCATATGCTCTCATACAAAcgacaattaaaaacagtaaatgtgtttcATGTTCAAGTGCCAGATGAATTTCAACAAGGTCCTCAATAGTCCacgaaaatatgaaaaaaagaactaGAAAGATGCTTAATTCACATAAAGACGGAGAGCTCAAAGTTATCCCTTTTCTCTTGATGAAATGTATCCTAACTTTGGAGTGATATTTAGCCGCCTTCCTGACAACCTGCCTTACGTCATCTGGTTTTTAATGATATCAGTTTCTTCGCTTCATTAGCTCCAAAACTGAGCCCAGTTCAGCCTCTGAAGGACAGTAATGCATTAACTGCTTTGTAGGTTGTTTTCGTGCAATTTCTCTCCAGCCTTTGTATCAGTTATTTATCAGGACGACTCACTCCTCTGTCCATCTCCCGCAGGCACCAATCTTCGTCTCTTTCTTCATCGCACTGAGGAAGATGGCTTACCTGCCGGTGCCCAGCTTGCAGACTGGTGGTATGCTCTGGTTTCCAGATCTGACGATGTCAGATCCGTTCTACATCCTGCCTTTTGTCGTCACTGGAACAATGTTTTTCATCCTGGAGGTGAGCCAACCTTAAACTCAACTGGTCTGACAGGACTGTAAAAAACCTGTTGACCTGAATTGAGGATGCTTATTGGATGATTTATTCAGGAAATTACATTTGGTTTGCGTCTCATATTCGAGGACTAGACTGTTACACGTTCCCCAATTTACAATATTCTTTTGGAACGGAGAGCGTACTGATGTAGCAGCAGCTCCTCGCTTGGTGTTGCTAGGCTAGTGAGTATATTCAAGTCTGTGTATGTCAGAAGTAAAAGTGTCATTAGCTCACTTTAACTAACCAGAATTTCTGAAGGTTTGTataatgtgggtttttttgccaCAGAAGAAATAAATTAACAAGTTGAACAAGCGTCTTTCAACATCTTTACTATAAAAACGTACCGGGGTCTGAGCCGTCTTTGAAGCTGCGATGAATTACTGCTGTCACAGATGATGAAGAGCTTAAATAGACAATCAGAAAAATGCTAACTTGACCGTTTCCAAGAGTGTGAGTGACTGATAGACAAGCTGCGTGTTATATCTTATAAATATCTTTTTCCATAAACAGGGGTTGGAAAAAGGGGGGTTGTCTTATATTCATGTCAATACGGTAATATGAACCCTgtctctcttactctcttttTTATCCagacagaataaacaatcaGCACAAACTCTAGATTATTAGTATATCAGGATTATCATCGGGCTGACGGTCACCTAAATAACTTCCACATTTGTCGCTTCCAGCTGGGTGCAGAGTCCGGTGTTGACAACCCCAATCTGAAAGCTATGAAGACTGTGTTCAGGATCATGCCCTTCGTCATCCTCCCTCTCACCATCAACTTCCCCACGGTCAGTTTGCCTCTCACTCGTATCTGTTTCTACTCTTTTTACAAGTGTTTTCCTTCATCTTATTACCAGTAAATACAACTTAAATCTCTAAAACTCTTTGTCACATTCAGTGtctaaagtctttttttcctcctcaaacAAACCTCAGGCTGTATTTACCTACTGGACGACCTCCAACTTCTTCTCCTTGGGTCAAGTCGCCCTGCTCAAACACCCCTTCGTCAGACAGAAACTGGGGATCCCGGAACGGATCAAACACCCGGAGTCCGCCCTGCCTCAAAACGAAGGCTTCATTGAAAGCATGAAGAAAGGTTGGTGTTTTAAACTACTTAAACctgttacattatattacaagtttttaaaaaaacactgatttatttttctttggttGTGTCTCCAGGCTGGAAGAACGCACAGCTGGCTCAGCAGCTGGAAGAGAGGGAACGAAGGATCAAAAATCATCTGGACCTCGCTGCCAAAGGTCAGTcccaccagcagcagcttcacatATGTCGATCCTCTCTCATCCAAATCGTAGCTTGGCTTGATTTTACAGTTTGTGACATCAGAAGAAAGAGGTGGCTGTTGTTTCTAAATGCAAATAAAGGATTGAgagaaatatatgtatgtggtaatataaaaatattatagtTGGCTAAAATTatctaaaatgaaaaagaatagTCTCTAAAAGATGCAACCCGTTAAATGCATAAAACAGTAGTTCCATAATTTTAATGAACTAAAGCTCAAAACTTGAAGATATTTAAAGGcaattaaaaatcaaatcagtgttatcaagaaaataatgtgCAGTTAAAGAAATGAAACTCCACAACACAGTTTGTACATTATTTGCAGTAATGTAGAAATGGAGGAGGTGCTCCCCCTTGTGGCCATAGTCAGGTATTGCAACAATGACGCTTgaacaataaaaagataattatagtaagaaaaaaagagtattaATGGGTATTGACGTTAGATTGAGAGTCAGAAAttgttgtaataaaaatgatcaccTTTATATATTGGTGGTACAGATTTACAAACTGCAGGTTGTCCTACTGTTCAATCAATAAGGCCATAAAGTTTGTTTTACTGCAAAATCAGCAGGTATTAGACGACTGATATGAATATTTAGCACCTAACTTTAAAGTTTTAGTGCTGTGTGTTGAAACAGTCTGTCAATACATTAATTAACAGATGTAATGTTAATTGGTAACTATTTCAGTCCGTTGGTTTTCTTGGTATAAAGTAGACTTGCTAACTTTGGGTTTTTAGCATTTTGTGATGTCACCATCAGCTCAAGGTCCCTGTAATCTGGGTTTTGTTGTTTGCTGCCTTGTTATAGCCTTGTGTGAGCGAGAACACAATTGGTCAGTTAATCAAAATATTTGTGAGTTGCACTCCTACATTAAAcacactttatttcattttctgtatgtttgcatttgaaaataaatcatttattgaGGCCATTTCAGGTTTATACATGatgctgtaaaaagaaaaagaaggaaaaaaagccatCTTATGTGGTTGCAATTTCTTATTTATTAATGCCTGTTGTGCACTATTTTAAATGCTTGTACCCTTCAAACAAGCCAAAGATCCAGAAAAGATCACTCTTTAGGTTTGAAACTACTTTGTGTTTGTATCATGTACTTCCTCATCCTGGCCGCTAGGTGGAGCCGTCAGCACGGTCGTCTGGCTGCTGCCAAGCATTCGACACCTGAAGCTGTTTACAAAGAAAACTGCAGCACATGTTTCATTCAGTTTGTCATTTCTGAaattccttctctctcttttttttgcaggtcCACTGAGGCAGACGTTTACCCACAATCCTCTCCAGCAGACCCCTCCCGTAAGCGCAGGATCAGCCAAAGACAAGACAGCCGGTGGCAAAGCGAGGCCATGGAAGGACACTATTGGATGAATCAGAGCGGCTGATAGTTTGAGAGTATGATGAATTGTGTACATATTTatagaaggaggaggagggaaaagaggacaGGGTGGGTGAGAGTTGTCATTATGTATGTTAttctaattaaaatgtaaaacctgCCTCAAAACAACCACTTTGGTGcatatattgtcattttatatcaCTACACAACACATGAATACACTTTACCAGTAATATCCTCgcagcaaaaagaaagaaatgactCTTTTATGTTGTCAACAAGaaattttattataaatatgtcTTTGCAGTTCAACTGTCTCAAACTCTTCTACGTTTAACAGCCCATCTTTGAGagacactgaagaaaaaaaaagttaatttgagTAAAAATAGCCCTTTACTTTACTAGACCTTACAGCTCAAAGTACAAAACTTTTTCTCCACATGAGTGAATGAGGAGTTATATTcaaatctttgtttttactttgtgcagataataataataatattatcaaAGCTGTTTCTATGGTCAGCAGTGCTTTTAGtttcaaaatgttctcctgTCCACTTTTAACAATTTGaccataataacaataatctgTAACCTTCCAGTAAAATCAATCTCTCGGGTTATGTGACGTCACACATGACATATCAATTAAATAATCCTCTACAATAATGCGttcagtgataaaaaaaacaaacaaacagatgtaGTTGATTTCTTCAGGAGTGCATTAAAATGTTCTCTCTGAAGTCACAGTCAGCTTGAATGAACTCTTGCCAACGAGCACCCGGGCGCCATcatgcatgcattcattaaCATTATCACCGGGGTGATGATTGACAGGTCAGAGAGCCGGGTCCAGCTCAAGCCCGATGTTAGTCCGTCGAGGCCTAAGAGCAGCAGTGACTGGCCAGGATGAGTTCAGGTTTGAGCctctgtgtggttttttttgtgcgTTGTCAGTCTCCGGCAGGGTGTTAAAACCAAACGTCTCTACTCTTCCTTCTCGACGTCCATTTCAGTCAGGACGCAGTAGCACACCTTCTGAATGAACAGGCCGGACTTAGCTGAAAGAGGTGAAGACGAGAGAAGAGTTAAGCCAAATCCAGCTGTAGGAATTTAATTTGACATCTGTAAAAATCTGCAGTTCAGTGCTGGGTCCGAGCTAAGTAGTCAATATATGACTATTTCAGTTTATTAACACTTTAGCTTTTGAGCAGTGAtatcttatttattcatttatgttttctaATTAACCAGAGTGAACCATTTCTAATTATTAAATTCGATTTAGTTTTAAACATCTCACTGAACATTTGTAAAAATCCCAAAAGTCTAATGACTTCGTAACAATTCTTCAGATCATGCTCCACCAATTGATAGAAATGTCCATTAATGGTAGGAGTAATGTATtactcacattttatttatttatttatttattaaatattgtcTGGAATACAAAGTCTTCAAAATCCAATGAGATTTCAACTAAATTagtcaaacaaaaaatatcttttttcactttattgacattttatccccttagttaaagttaaataaaatatttatttaatattttatttagtaCAAAAAGTAAACTACATTGAGTgtactttaaatgtaaatggaCATTTCTACTATTTGGTTTAGGctcacaataataaaaaaagatatggtCAGTTAAAGAaattaatatgttttcattattattttttcccaaagtaaaaaaataaaataaatgttccttTAAGTAAATACAGTTTCTTGTATTTCATCCAGCCTGCATTTAAGTACATTCCGTTAATGCTGAATGATACTGATGGATCTCTTTAAAACAAGGTTGGCCCACAAGACGTTATCATAAGGCCCCTCACATGTTCCTCACATCTGGCCTGCGTTTCTTTTAAAACCcccattgttatttttattttgttttttcagttgtttcttTATGGCATTTTCTAGTTGCAAAATTGGagcataaaaatgtattttatctttatttcacatttaatattcagtaAGTTGCACATAGCTGTCGACATAAACACTTTAACTATGACCAGCAGCGGTCTGATTTACCCATGATATCAAGCACCATTACTTTGCTAAACATGTAGAGCATTATGTTAGATGTGAGAGTTCTGTGGTGGTGTTTGCAATAAACGTTATTGGctttcactgtttaaaaaagtgATCATGGACCTCCTTTGACCAACCTAGACATTGATCCCCAAGTAATACTATGAGCCCTCTGCTttaaaaagaggaggaaaatcCTGCCGTTTTCTTACCGATGAAGTCCTTTAGCAGCTTTGGCCTCTTATAGGCTGGAGTTTTGCAGAACAGGAAGTAAACGGGCACTCCTGACAGGGCGATGCCAATGCCGATGAGGGAGTTGATGGTGTCACTGTAGAGCGGCACCACCACCAGGAAGACGGTGAGCAAACAGAAAATGATGGGATAGAAGAGACTGAGCTGAGGGACGAAGAGAGGGCGGAAGAGAGATTAGACTTAGATGTCTTGAATCTAGAAAGAATCTACATATATTTAGTCTATTGTGGCCGTGAATTGTTGATGAAATATTGCAATACACTACCTTCAGTGGTCTCTTTCTGTCCGGCTGCTTCCAGCGCAGATACAGTTGTCCCAAAATGGACAAACCCACGAAGAACCAATAGCTGAAGCTGTAGTAGTTGATCAGCCTGAAGACGTCCTCTACGCACAGGTAAATGAGAGCCATGAGCCCCTGCAGAGTATAAAAAGCAAGTCAGGTAGAGAAATGTGAGGATGGGTCAGCTTTTTTGGCAAGGATGCAccactttaaataaaattttGAACCCCTTATTTAACAGACAAACTAGATGATAAGGGCAGACTGACGTTGAAGAGCAGGGCAGGGATGGGAGTGTAGCGGGTGACATGGATCATGCACAGGGTGTCGGGCAGGTGGCCCTCTCTGGAGCCCACGAAGAACAGCCTTTTGAGACACAAAAATATGGAACAGAGTGGTGATGAGTGACGCTGATGGACACAAGTAACAACTAGTGGGCTTCTGATAACGCAAGGATGAAATGACGGCACAAAATGTTCCTAAAAAGCACAGAATCACTCACCTGGAGGACGCCAGGATGGAGGCGTTTAGTCCTCCGAAGCAGGACAGAGCCACAGCTAAGGGGATAGTCCAGTTCATCACTCCAAACACCTTGTCTGCAAATGTCTGGAGAGAGACAACAGAGGAGTTTTTAActaaatatgatgaatataaagCTTAAATAAGGTGATTTAT contains:
- the oxa1l gene encoding mitochondrial inner membrane protein OXA1L, which codes for MAAMRSGVTPGCLARCFLKQTGKPSRGSHPLPDIWKHRFLQRSHLHTVFECSSPTTRTLLGRRQHGKFLWVSAVAVRHNSSQIPPEGASYEPPVLPADPTPIIAQPIIEQIPGAPVITQPIIEQVADAAPTAVEVLQAAATEPTLAELGLAAHTPVGLIQNLLEVMHVDLGLPWWGAIVVGTVVARLAVFPVIVKGQREAAKLNNVMPEMTKLTTRMNEAKQSGNKFDFAKAYSDLNLFQKKHDVNPLRGFLVPLVQAPIFVSFFIALRKMAYLPVPSLQTGGMLWFPDLTMSDPFYILPFVVTGTMFFILELGAESGVDNPNLKAMKTVFRIMPFVILPLTINFPTAVFTYWTTSNFFSLGQVALLKHPFVRQKLGIPERIKHPESALPQNEGFIESMKKGWKNAQLAQQLEERERRIKNHLDLAAKGPLRQTFTHNPLQQTPPVSAGSAKDKTAGGKARPWKDTIG